The DNA sequence ATGGCCATGAGAAAAAGTTCTATCCTATCAGTTTTAGTGTTGGTGGTTCTTCTGCAatccttctcattctttttgGATTCGGTTTCTTTTGGAAAACAAGAGCAAAACATAAGTCTCTAAACGATAAGCATCGTGTCTCTACATCGACTCGCACCTCCACAAATTCATGTTTGTCACCAGATCTGATTGCAGGGATGTCTAAGTACTCTTTAGTCAGTTATACAATTGATGAGCTTAATGTTGCGACGAACTTCTTCAGTGAAGAGAATAAGCTAGGCTCATCCGTTCATAAAGGAAATATTAAAGGGACTGAGCTTGTGATCAAGAGGATGGAATTCAAGGATGCTTACCGGGTTATAAATATACATTCAATAATCAATCACACTAATATTGCACTTTTGGAAGGTGTTTGTTATGGAGACGATGAATCCCTGCCTTCCTATCTAGTGTTTGAGTTCGCCATTAATGGTTGTTTGAAGGACTGCTTGAAGAATAATCCTGAAATGCTTCCATGGCAGAGACGGATTCAAATCGCTTTCGATGTAGCTGTTGCTCTTCACTACATACATCACTGTACTATTCCATCCTTCAATCATATGAACATTAGTAGTAAGAACATCTTAATAACAGGAGATTGGAGGGCGAAGATTGGTAATTTAGGCAAAGAGTGTGACCATGTTTTGGTTTCAACCGATGAATGGATTGCGCCGGAGTTCCGTAACCATGGACTGATTTCACCAAAGGTTGATGTCTTTGCATTTGGGGTTGTTTTGTTTGAACTTCTGATTGGAAAAGAGGTCAAGATTGGAGATTTTGTAAAGGAATGTTTAGGATTTCTTAGCGGAAACGGAAGTGGAAATGGTTGTTTTGATGAGTTGAGAAGGTTCATGGATTCAAACTTGAGAGATTGTCCAATTGGTGAAGCTTTGTGTGTGACTGTTCTTGCTAAGGCTTGTGTCGACAATGATTCTCTCCATCGTCCTTCGATGAATGATGTCCTAATGATTCTTGCAAGGATGGTGAGATAATCCattttgattgtttattttatcGATGTTTATTGATTCATTCTCTGTTTCTTCCAACAATGAAAgaagtttattttgtttcttaacatcgttatattatttgaaatctCTGTGCTCTTCATCCATCTCTGGTTCATACAAGTAGATTGACCGACCATTTATTGGTTGAATCTTTCTTGCATTATTTATCTGCAAATGAGATACAAACACACTTGTTAATCATCACCAAAACAATTAAGAAAGTattctcttaaatttttttcacatatttttaacaaattcaATGTGgcttattttattaactaaactaatatgatttaaaaaaagtaacaaTTCAAagatcatattaaatattttaaaagcagattaataaaaaatgagttGTTAGTGTTAAAAAATTCAATCACTTACATTGTTTATTGCAGCTCTAATCAACTTCACTTGTTCCAATGAAACAGTCTGCACATCATGAACCAAACTCCAAACAACACCTTCACTACAAGGTGGAGTAGTTAAGGAGCCTAAGTATCTATAATAAGGAGTGGTCCTCTCTATCAATGGTGGAAGCATAGAACCCATC is a window from the Dioscorea cayenensis subsp. rotundata cultivar TDr96_F1 chromosome 2, TDr96_F1_v2_PseudoChromosome.rev07_lg8_w22 25.fasta, whole genome shotgun sequence genome containing:
- the LOC120272215 gene encoding lysM domain receptor-like kinase 4, which produces MLLMCIITFFLLRTIYSNQFYDMSLCSASKFYPGTQYTCDDGIGIQACETFLVYRAKEGLDTISKIANLFGVFQDKILMYSNVTDPFQKLEKDREVVVPIQCDCFGGFFLFNVSFQVSNGESYISIACEVFEGLVKAQTLAEHNYLNEKNLTDSKVEFTVPLKCACPDRNDTKGNIHYLVTYPIVEHDEVELISEKFGVSSSDICVANNIIPFSTVFPNTTVLIPLQKQPFINYSLNADPNTDIASAFIPTVTNGRDNDDHGHEKKFYPISFSVGGSSAILLILFGFGFFWKTRAKHKSLNDKHRVSTSTRTSTNSCLSPDLIAGMSKYSLVSYTIDELNVATNFFSEENKLGSSVHKGNIKGTELVIKRMEFKDAYRVINIHSIINHTNIALLEGVCYGDDESLPSYLVFEFAINGCLKDCLKNNPEMLPWQRRIQIAFDVAVALHYIHHCTIPSFNHMNISSKNILITGDWRAKIGNLGKECDHVLVSTDEWIAPEFRNHGLISPKVDVFAFGVVLFELLIGKEVKIGDFVKECLGFLSGNGSGNGCFDELRRFMDSNLRDCPIGEALCVTVLAKACVDNDSLHRPSMNDVLMILARMVR